A window of the Kosakonia radicincitans DSM 16656 genome harbors these coding sequences:
- the pilM gene encoding type IV pilus biogenesis protein PilM yields MGYALPVFVFCLVIALMAGDAQRHSAEHVRLSLQQTLPDQLATDMLRTADAVNNWRHGRTVADGTVTPAQAGIVPAPDSRIQTVIQGGRLWVWVPATDGVYAALRTQSVTSALALTVSGGRLRMADGTDMNLSLPSGVTEGSIVYLN; encoded by the coding sequence ATGGGCTATGCGCTGCCCGTCTTTGTTTTCTGTCTGGTCATTGCGCTGATGGCCGGCGATGCGCAGCGTCACTCCGCTGAACACGTCCGGCTGTCGCTGCAGCAGACCCTGCCTGACCAGCTTGCCACCGACATGCTGCGCACCGCGGATGCGGTGAACAACTGGCGCCACGGCCGGACGGTCGCTGACGGCACGGTGACACCTGCACAGGCCGGCATCGTCCCCGCGCCTGACAGCCGTATTCAGACCGTGATTCAGGGGGGACGCCTCTGGGTCTGGGTGCCCGCCACTGATGGCGTGTATGCGGCACTGCGTACGCAGTCCGTGACCTCGGCACTGGCGCTGACCGTCAGCGGCGGGCGGCTGCGGATGGCGGACGGCACCGATATGAACCTGTCCCTGCCGTCCGGCGTGACGGAGGGCAGCATTGTTTACCTCAACTAA
- a CDS encoding TcpQ domain-containing protein, translating to MAVPSRRVATGAALLACSVIQAGCSSAVSDPAPFANGRYQQPTRFDDIYRNRAPDVVRYDRYTLVSTRPDDAQRDPLNQIVDITMPAQLVKTVGEGFRYLLLESGYSLCSATTSAFSELLSRPLPAVQRDIGPVRLSEALQIVAGPAWRLKVDDVNREICFELRDQYRSFAAPLPAPVSLVSQHAPVSLPPVIQPARTGGAAGTVNAVPRNPFTGDTSINSTPGTVQKPVLTAQNQSVPSPVLTVAKTPAAQKSAALSPAGRPPVPPPAVAPKAASSQKTPVTAVHPVTVQPATVNAARQTVPVRPVTSLPPAPPVSGQTASSFIPGAPVTPQPVGQTWRAEPGSTLKETLTGWASKATCSNGGNWVVIWPVSLDYRIDAPLVFHGNFESVLVQVFDLYRKAEKPLFAEANRIQCLISVSDTPTGGGH from the coding sequence ATGGCAGTACCTTCCAGACGTGTGGCAACGGGCGCTGCCCTCCTCGCCTGTTCAGTTATACAGGCGGGCTGCAGCAGCGCCGTTTCTGATCCCGCGCCCTTTGCAAACGGCCGCTATCAGCAGCCCACCCGCTTCGATGATATTTACCGCAACCGGGCCCCCGACGTGGTTCGCTATGACCGTTATACGCTGGTCAGCACGCGCCCGGACGATGCACAGCGCGATCCACTCAATCAGATTGTCGATATCACCATGCCGGCGCAACTGGTCAAAACGGTCGGTGAGGGCTTTCGCTATCTGCTGCTGGAGTCCGGATATTCACTGTGCTCAGCCACAACCTCCGCATTTTCAGAACTTCTTAGCCGTCCACTGCCGGCCGTTCAGCGTGATATCGGTCCGGTCCGGCTCAGTGAAGCCCTGCAGATTGTGGCCGGCCCGGCCTGGCGACTGAAGGTGGATGATGTTAACCGTGAAATTTGCTTTGAACTGCGGGACCAGTATCGCAGCTTCGCCGCACCGTTGCCGGCTCCGGTCTCACTGGTGTCACAGCATGCACCCGTCAGTCTCCCCCCGGTCATACAGCCAGCCCGGACTGGCGGGGCCGCCGGCACTGTCAATGCTGTGCCGCGTAATCCCTTTACCGGTGATACGAGTATCAACAGCACCCCGGGCACCGTGCAAAAACCGGTACTTACGGCGCAGAACCAGTCCGTCCCGTCACCGGTACTGACAGTGGCGAAGACACCTGCAGCACAGAAGTCTGCTGCGCTGTCGCCCGCCGGGCGCCCGCCGGTGCCACCACCTGCAGTTGCACCGAAAGCAGCCTCATCTCAGAAAACCCCTGTTACAGCCGTTCATCCGGTTACCGTACAGCCAGCTACAGTGAACGCTGCCCGGCAGACTGTGCCCGTCCGGCCCGTCACCTCACTGCCGCCGGCTCCCCCCGTCTCCGGTCAGACCGCTTCTTCATTTATACCGGGGGCGCCGGTCACTCCTCAGCCAGTTGGCCAGACGTGGCGCGCCGAACCGGGTTCCACACTGAAAGAGACCCTGACGGGCTGGGCATCAAAGGCGACGTGCAGCAATGGCGGAAACTGGGTGGTCATCTGGCCGGTATCACTGGATTACCGTATTGATGCGCCTCTGGTGTTTCACGGCAACTTCGAATCCGTCCTGGTACAGGTCTTTGACCTCTACCGCAAAGCGGAAAAACCGCTGTTTGCCGAGGCTAACCGCATTCAGTGCCTGATTTCGGTGAGCGATACCCCGACGGGCGGAGGGCACTGA
- a CDS encoding GNAT family N-acetyltransferase — protein MEINVTAPALLTEEHVLHPFDCGNAVLDDWLRRRALKNQHLNASRTFVICPEGTARVVGYYSLATGSVSHVDLSRSLRQNMPDPVPVVLLGRLAVDVSTQGNNFGKWLLNDAVMRVSNLADQVGIKAIMVHAIDERAKAFYEYFGFVQSPVAANTLFYKI, from the coding sequence ATGGAAATAAATGTCACTGCGCCTGCTTTACTGACAGAGGAGCATGTTCTTCATCCGTTCGATTGCGGGAATGCGGTACTTGATGACTGGCTTCGCCGGCGTGCGTTGAAGAATCAGCATCTTAATGCTTCCCGTACATTCGTCATCTGTCCTGAAGGTACTGCGCGTGTAGTGGGTTATTATTCCCTCGCGACTGGCTCAGTAAGTCATGTCGACTTGAGTCGTAGTCTGCGACAGAATATGCCCGATCCCGTACCGGTTGTTTTGCTGGGCCGCCTTGCAGTCGATGTATCCACTCAGGGCAATAACTTCGGGAAATGGTTGCTGAATGATGCTGTGATGCGCGTATCGAATCTGGCGGATCAGGTCGGCATCAAGGCTATCATGGTGCATGCAATTGATGAGCGGGCTAAAGCGTTCTATGAATACTTTGGTTTTGTGCAGTCACCAGTTGCGGCTAACACGCTTTTCTACAAAATATGA
- a CDS encoding DUF1778 domain-containing protein, with product MQTPVRKSVRDKQINIRATDEERAVIDYAASLVNKNRTDFIIERAVHEAQNIILDQRVFVLDDARYQAFIRQLEAPVQNVEGRQRLMDVKPEWK from the coding sequence ATGCAAACTCCAGTCCGTAAATCCGTCCGTGACAAGCAAATCAATATCCGCGCCACGGATGAAGAACGTGCGGTGATTGATTACGCTGCGAGTCTGGTTAATAAAAACCGTACTGATTTCATCATTGAAAGGGCTGTGCATGAGGCCCAGAACATCATTCTGGACCAGCGTGTGTTCGTTCTTGATGATGCCCGTTACCAGGCGTTCATCAGGCAGCTTGAAGCCCCTGTGCAGAATGTTGAAGGTCGTCAGCGTCTGATGGATGTAAAACCTGAATGGAAATAA
- a CDS encoding single-stranded DNA-binding protein translates to MSARGVNKVILVGHLGQDPEVRYMPDSTAVTTLSVATSETWRDKQTGENRENTEWHRVVLFGKLAEVAGEYLRKGSQVYIEGQLRTRKWTDTNGIERWTTEVRVGVNGTMQMLGGGRNNSTNTSGNNAQSGQQGGWGQPQQPQQTPSAPQNPQNEPPMDFDDDIPF, encoded by the coding sequence ATGTCCGCACGCGGCGTCAACAAAGTCATCCTGGTCGGTCATCTCGGTCAGGACCCTGAAGTTCGTTACATGCCTGACAGTACGGCCGTGACCACGCTTTCTGTGGCCACGTCGGAAACCTGGCGTGATAAACAGACCGGTGAAAACCGTGAAAATACCGAATGGCATCGTGTCGTGCTGTTTGGCAAGCTGGCCGAAGTGGCCGGTGAATACCTGAGAAAGGGTTCACAGGTGTATATCGAAGGTCAGTTGCGCACCCGCAAGTGGACCGATACCAATGGTATCGAACGCTGGACGACAGAAGTCCGTGTGGGCGTTAACGGAACGATGCAGATGCTGGGCGGTGGCCGTAATAACAGCACCAACACCAGTGGAAATAATGCGCAGTCAGGTCAGCAGGGCGGCTGGGGCCAGCCTCAGCAACCGCAGCAGACACCGTCAGCGCCACAAAATCCGCAAAATGAACCTCCGATGGATTTTGACGATGATATACCGTTCTGA
- a CDS encoding STY4534 family ICE replication protein: MTATTTTPASTGSASASQKKEFFNLNVNGIGYLSSIRRVQGGNGEFTCAVINALTGPTDNASYTRFDVTIAGAETTKLINRCQKAVDEEEKVLIGFVLSGLKADVFTLQTGDHAGESRPSLKARLIKVEFIKKGQDVVYQAPNASQTPESGSSAQKEYDPNSF; encoded by the coding sequence ATGACTGCAACTACTACTACCCCTGCTTCAACCGGCTCTGCTTCTGCCTCCCAGAAAAAAGAGTTTTTCAACCTCAACGTCAATGGTATCGGGTATCTCAGCTCGATACGCCGTGTACAGGGTGGTAATGGTGAATTCACCTGCGCCGTTATCAATGCCCTCACCGGTCCGACAGACAATGCGTCTTATACCCGTTTCGATGTCACCATCGCGGGTGCGGAGACCACCAAACTCATCAACCGCTGTCAGAAAGCCGTTGATGAAGAAGAAAAAGTGCTGATTGGCTTTGTGCTGAGCGGGCTGAAAGCCGATGTGTTTACCCTGCAGACGGGTGATCACGCCGGTGAAAGTCGCCCATCCCTGAAAGCCCGCCTGATTAAGGTGGAGTTTATCAAGAAAGGTCAGGACGTCGTTTATCAGGCACCCAATGCTTCCCAGACGCCGGAATCCGGTTCATCGGCTCAGAAAGAGTACGATCCGAATTCGTTCTAA
- a CDS encoding DNA topoisomerase III translates to MRLYICEKPSQGRDLAGVLGATRRGDGFLTGSGVTVTWAVGHLLETAPPEAYGQQFGKPWSLSALPILPAPWQVVVKKETQDQFKVIERLLRQVDDVVIATDADREGEVIARELLEYCRWEGPVQRLWLSALDELSIRAALQDLRPGQATLGMYHAGLGRARADWLIGMNLSRLYTLRAAEAGFDGVVSVGRVQTPTLALVVRRDREIAAFVPKPFWQVKALISAGGLTFPAQWVPAKVYTDEEKRCVHQNIAQQVAQLCRQAGHAVVTESDTKREKAAAPLAFSQGTLQQACGRLWDMSPQQVLDTAQSLYEKHKATTYPRTDCGYLPESMREEISGVLDAIGRTDPECAPVLARLDRTFVSRIWNDKKITAHHGIIPTRNAFQLSALTETERNVYMLIRRNYLAQFLPLHESDFTRLQFDIGGQLFRATGRTEVIKGWKVLFENAGDNEVDDGDEADVALPPLAQNDRCAVTGAEVVQLMTRPPAHYTFATLIGAMMNAAAFVTDVALRKVLKDNAGLGTEATRAGIVEQLLNRHFIVRKGSKIMATELGADVIDALPPQLTEPGMTALWEQALDEVAAGRMSLDDFLQRQAGWTRNLVSQGTQQQVRIRIPPTPACPLCGGKTRLRRGEKGEFWSCQHYPECKGVINIGGTRKKRPRRAKSPESKKN, encoded by the coding sequence ATGCGGCTATATATCTGTGAAAAACCCTCGCAGGGACGCGATCTGGCCGGGGTTCTCGGTGCCACCCGGCGCGGTGACGGCTTTCTGACCGGCAGCGGAGTCACCGTCACCTGGGCAGTGGGGCACCTGCTGGAAACCGCACCGCCCGAGGCGTACGGTCAGCAATTCGGTAAACCGTGGTCACTTTCGGCACTGCCGATCCTGCCTGCCCCCTGGCAGGTTGTGGTCAAAAAAGAGACGCAGGATCAGTTCAAAGTCATCGAACGGCTGTTGCGGCAGGTTGACGATGTGGTTATTGCCACTGATGCAGATCGGGAGGGGGAGGTCATTGCGCGTGAGCTGCTGGAATACTGCCGCTGGGAAGGTCCGGTGCAGCGGCTCTGGCTGTCTGCGCTGGATGAACTCAGTATCCGCGCGGCGCTTCAGGACCTGCGTCCCGGTCAGGCCACGCTCGGGATGTATCACGCCGGACTGGGTCGTGCCCGGGCCGACTGGCTGATAGGTATGAACCTCTCCCGTCTTTATACCCTGCGCGCAGCGGAGGCCGGTTTTGATGGCGTGGTCTCCGTGGGGCGTGTTCAGACGCCAACGCTGGCGCTGGTTGTCCGCCGGGACCGGGAAATCGCAGCATTTGTGCCGAAGCCGTTCTGGCAGGTTAAAGCGCTTATTTCCGCCGGTGGCCTCACCTTTCCGGCGCAGTGGGTGCCGGCGAAGGTGTATACCGACGAGGAAAAGCGCTGTGTTCACCAGAACATCGCGCAGCAGGTGGCACAGCTCTGCCGGCAGGCAGGTCACGCCGTGGTGACAGAAAGCGACACAAAGCGGGAAAAAGCTGCCGCGCCGCTGGCTTTTTCGCAGGGCACCCTGCAGCAGGCCTGTGGCAGGCTGTGGGATATGTCCCCGCAGCAGGTGCTTGACACTGCCCAGAGCCTGTATGAAAAGCACAAGGCCACGACCTACCCCCGAACCGACTGCGGTTACCTGCCGGAATCCATGCGGGAGGAGATTTCCGGTGTGCTCGATGCCATCGGCCGTACCGACCCGGAATGTGCGCCGGTGCTGGCTCGCCTCGACAGAACATTTGTCTCGCGCATCTGGAACGACAAAAAAATTACGGCACACCACGGCATTATCCCCACCCGCAATGCGTTTCAGCTGTCCGCGCTGACGGAGACCGAGCGTAACGTCTATATGCTCATCCGCCGTAACTATCTGGCCCAGTTCCTCCCCCTGCATGAGTCCGATTTCACACGGCTGCAGTTCGACATTGGCGGGCAGCTGTTCCGTGCCACCGGGCGAACGGAGGTGATAAAGGGCTGGAAGGTTCTGTTTGAGAACGCTGGTGATAATGAAGTTGATGACGGCGATGAAGCAGACGTTGCCCTGCCGCCGCTGGCGCAGAATGACCGCTGCGCGGTGACGGGGGCTGAGGTGGTGCAACTGATGACCCGTCCGCCGGCGCACTATACCTTTGCCACACTGATTGGCGCCATGATGAACGCGGCAGCATTTGTCACCGACGTCGCGCTGCGTAAGGTGCTGAAAGACAATGCGGGACTGGGCACCGAAGCCACCCGCGCCGGCATCGTTGAGCAGCTGCTGAACCGTCACTTTATAGTGCGTAAAGGCAGTAAAATCATGGCGACTGAACTGGGCGCCGATGTGATTGATGCCCTGCCGCCGCAGCTGACCGAACCAGGCATGACGGCACTCTGGGAGCAGGCACTGGATGAGGTCGCCGCCGGTCGTATGTCACTTGATGACTTCCTTCAGCGACAGGCAGGCTGGACGCGTAACCTGGTCAGCCAGGGGACACAGCAGCAGGTGCGTATCCGGATTCCGCCCACGCCCGCCTGCCCGCTCTGCGGGGGAAAAACCCGTCTGCGCAGGGGAGAGAAAGGGGAATTCTGGAGCTGTCAGCACTATCCGGAATGCAAAGGTGTCATCAACATCGGGGGCACCAGAAAGAAACGACCGCGCAGGGCTAAGTCTCCTGAATCAAAGAAGAATTAA
- a CDS encoding PFL_4669 family integrating conjugative element protein — translation MADKQVTKTGSLQSEMTIALHTNYAIGLWLGRKREKQEDNTPVKHGIIGMPQFFVRATLINQDSLNNNPWADEAMYRLEEKLRSATETMTGLIKQLDEEMSMLPTGITLTEVTSVEPLDIHVFTRTPLGYRCVFLLVGFDQFAKKVLQASHYGLITRNGRDNYLSEGGRLLRQIYGTVLSYRRVDATRLDAAENNEVWQKACQEAGEPDRAVLLGEKRSAFSPPVNEASVNLLRLRYQTV, via the coding sequence ATGGCAGATAAACAGGTAACAAAGACAGGCTCGCTTCAGTCAGAAATGACAATTGCGCTCCATACCAATTATGCAATTGGTTTGTGGCTGGGTCGCAAACGGGAGAAACAGGAAGACAATACTCCTGTTAAACACGGCATCATCGGGATGCCTCAGTTCTTCGTGCGTGCAACACTGATTAACCAGGACTCCCTGAATAATAATCCGTGGGCAGATGAAGCCATGTACCGTCTGGAGGAAAAGCTGAGATCTGCAACTGAGACGATGACCGGGCTTATTAAGCAACTGGATGAAGAGATGAGTATGCTTCCAACAGGTATTACGCTGACAGAAGTTACTTCGGTCGAACCACTCGATATTCATGTGTTTACGCGTACTCCTCTGGGATACCGGTGTGTGTTTCTGCTGGTCGGGTTTGACCAGTTTGCCAAGAAGGTTCTTCAGGCGTCACATTACGGACTGATTACCCGTAATGGACGGGATAATTATCTCAGTGAAGGTGGGCGACTTCTGCGTCAGATTTACGGGACGGTTCTTTCTTACCGCAGGGTGGATGCGACACGCCTGGACGCAGCAGAGAATAATGAAGTCTGGCAGAAAGCCTGTCAGGAGGCGGGTGAGCCCGATCGTGCCGTGCTGCTCGGAGAAAAACGTTCAGCATTTTCCCCTCCAGTTAATGAAGCGAGCGTGAACCTGCTGCGCCTGCGTTATCAGACAGTCTGA